The Oncorhynchus nerka isolate Pitt River linkage group LG12, Oner_Uvic_2.0, whole genome shotgun sequence genome includes a region encoding these proteins:
- the lg12h4orf54 gene encoding uncharacterized protein C4orf54 homolog, which yields METMDTSDKNRIYPKSTVVLKKRMPDITDTTGTQGESKYVELNDLLDIDTDDTNTVTGEGSQMAIDEGNGGSRAEEKTSGDGDLMSKVTDHINGDKLKEDINTKECAKGYLSGFLGTVCFSEVPNLNENMMDSPESPRYVGNREVTAEWNPEKDAFEDVENMPIDNEDLQYTDMLSGQNESDDDVSLVLTGDCEDCVPCSTVEDEPHYITTHEIQLSELSDHDVDNDIGQEWDDNQIYSFVDYAAFDGDGTMAGREKRVKSNQGQANSGAAVSTKLESDLGDRDKCAISDESLSKNQNNVIGQIHLSIKTTSRAINEPSDVQENENITYHAKHAGDMSRYVFRGAGDANTENVCDSAKCFIAAPGRLHFGKNLKGKDVNDYSSGASSAVSELDDADKEVRNLTARAFKSLAYPYFDAINFSTSSESSASELGLNRWSTFVDLKYGNMNMSQGREPNTGSHKSSTSSSEIAKNKDNKGYKGLALASTKPPPNKLFALNGALSGPYNASSAAKKLELMGKFGTGHGGVITLTETFNIHCNVKSGLPGSERRSKFAQNVTGSRSTDEVTSTLPSGQGNEASKQPCNAGETMEGTHKKAIFASSLLKNVISKKMQFEQERKMERGEIRESYHAPSHCLLRQEPEIAHMERERATPKESNDFQRQSPKYSEASSDLTIVCVDDLGDLVDTSSCDAKDECRRQDTLTLAPETNLASTNEVGFDTKKGAFEVANNTLLRSQNSAFRSWRDGELEFQKEHINDKTPQGKPSSSNDNQGETDLYTDSGNSELTKMLHLFVPSIKQLSNEREVSKQLPTMNYSTRATADQGEGGGMKLRANNTQYVAGPRSVVTSKSPEIKISLRSVKENKSDPFNVAKLVPSNIGCNSVNLKKAGDESRCQALAAALKGESSEKVPHFTVRDIRDHRGKLQTPIHQVRDVRKLVKSSYHFVSLDNNAIAGDLNSDQKLFKQGSHRNPASLSPIVIKCQSVNTNGNGKQSGNLIGYSKSRLKEDLFEVDRSSPQQEGTKSDFHQPTWRAPLYNTKQLKCDSSEGPIGLVIETRTASRRQDKTPDIGDKTKPECKMSNVGAFEKLQAAVKTMEQLYVFDRNEWKRKSEPHSILSDSHLLSLISSEEHGPEEEGVNVANAMTVPTFNMDKLIRRDSYLNSDKSLPATTALPVCEKTPPKREEKEPLKTFHIPISQDVPKSLAQLGGTPMGTNNVFNVSSMASGNPPTNNNNKASSQPHAASQSPYCKGFSPVSPKLPVSVKISQQLRKAEERQRERQRETANSMKADMPFQFSRASVEHENYLTIPVKSHATSVKQTAVSAGGGCEKTAIYTFPATGAKTQMASPPGYCGARRQEETRLSPQKRSTIVMETRAQDTPTATIYHMPMAQSMASTQPQMYCFSPTMSPQAIPQIDHYQRTQRKMLFDPSTGNYYLVDTPVQQATRRLFDPETGQYVDVPMSQQPMSPMSMSMPQMPPMPMPISPLALSPGSYGPTYMIYPGFIPAMPSTPTLIPTRMQSQLSMPLEQEDSGNKGGSSQPDYMDMESPYYMATGSGKSPLAGGSSMGHVQQQGRPGVQGFTSQQGPRIIAPPSFDGTTMSFVVEHR from the coding sequence ATGGAAACAATGGACACGTCCGACAAAAATCGAATTTACCCAAAGTCCACCGTCGTGTTAAAAAAGCGCATGCCAGATATCACGGATACCACTGGGACGCAAGGCGAATCGAAGTACGTTGAATTGAATGATTTACTTGACATAGATACAGACGACACGAACACTGTCACCGGTGAGGGGAGCCAAATGGCGATTGACGAAGGCAACGGTGGCTCGAGAGCAGAAGAGAAAACTTCTGGAGACGGAGACCTGATGAGTAAGGTGACTGATCATATCAACGGCGACAAATTAAAGGAGGATATTAACACAAAGGAGTGTGCCAAGGGCTATCTATCAGGGTTTCTTGgaactgtctgcttctctgaggTTCCTAACCTGAATGAAAACATGATGGACTCTCCCGAATCCCCTAGATACGTTGGTAATAGGGAGGTCACCGCGGAGTGGAATCCGGAAAAGGACGCGTTTGAGGATGTAGAAAATATGCCAATTGACAATGAAGATTTACAATACACTGACATGTTAAGCGGGCAAAATGAGTCGGATGATGATGTGAGCTTGGTGCTGACCGGTGATTGTGAAGATTGTGTGCCTTGCAGTACCGTGGAGGATGAGCCTCATTACATAACCACGCACGAGATCCAGCTCTCCGAGCTTTCAGATCACGATGTCGATAATGATATCGGACAGGAGTGGGATGATAACCAGATCTACTCTTTCGTAGATTATGCTGCTTTTGACGGCGATGGAACgatggcagggagagagaagagggtgaaaAGCAATCAGGGTCAGGCTAATAGCGGTGCGGCAGTCAGCACTAAGCTGGAAAGTGATCTCGGGGACAGGGACAAGTGCGCCATCTCAGATGAAAGTCTGTCAAAGAACCAAAATAATGTTATAGGACAGATCCACCTGTCAATCAAAACGACTTCTCGAGCTATAAATGAGCCTAGCGACGTCCAAGAAAATGAAAATATTACTTATCATGCCAAGCACGCCGGAGACATGAGTCGCTACGTTTTTAGAGGAGCTGGTGATGCAAATACGGAGAATGTCTGTGATAGCGCTAAGTGTTTCATAGCCGCCCCCGGACGCTTGCACTTTGGCAAGAATTTAAAAGGCAAAGATGTTAACGACTATTCCAGCGGTGCGTCCAGCGCCGTCAGTGAACTTGACGATGCGGATAAGGAAGTGCGCAACTTGACTGCCAGAGCGTTCAAGAGTTTAGCATACCCATATTTTGATGCCATCAATTTCAGTACCTCCAGCGAGTCCTCCGCCTCCGAGCTGGGGTTGAACAGGTGGTCAACTTTTGTTGACCTTAAATATGGCAACATGAACATGTCTCAGGGACGCGAACCAAACACAGGGTCTCATAAAAGTTCCACGTCATCCTCTGAAATTGCTAAGAATAAAGACAATAAAGGATATAAGGGTTTGGCATTGGCTAGTACTAAACCGCCCCCGAACAAGCTCTTTGCATTGAATGGTGCTCTTTCTGGTCCCTATAACGCATCTTCTGCAGCAAAGAAACTTGAGCTTATGGGAAAATTTGGGACGGGGCACGGTGGAGTTATCACGCTCACAGAAACATTCAATATTCATTGTAATGTCAAATCAGGGCTGCCTGGGAGTGAAAGGCGCTCGAAATTTGCACAAAACGTAACAGGATCACGTTCCACAGATGAAGTTACCAGCACCTTGCCAAGCGGCCAGGGGAATGAGGCCAGCAAGCAACCCTGTAATGCAGGGGAAACCATGGAAGGCACACACAAGAAAGCAATATTCGCCTCGAGCCTTCTTAAAAATGTAATTTCTAAGAAAATGCAGTTTGAGCAAGAGCGCAAAATGGAGAGGGGGGAGATACGCGAGTCCTATCACGCTCCATCTCACTGCCTTCTCCGACAAGAGCCTGAAATTGCgcacatggagagggagagggctacACCGAAAGAGTCCAATGATTTCCAAAGGCAAAGCCCGAAATACTCAGAGGCGAGTTCTGACTTAACTATTGTTTGTGTCGATGACCTAGGGGACTTAGTGGACACTAGCTCGTGCGATGCCAAGGACGAATGTCGGAGACAAGACACTTTAACTCTTGCACCAGAAACGAATTTAGCGTCGACAAATGAAGTAGGATTCGATACTAAAAAAGGAGCATTCGAAGTGGCCAACAACACACTGCTACGCAGCCAAAATAGCGCATTCAGATCCTGGAGGGACGGTGAGCTAGAGTTTCAAAAGGAACATATAAACGATAAAACTCCGCAGGGGAAACCGTCTTCGTCCAACGACAACCAGGGGGAAACGGACTTGTACACCGATTCAGGCAACAGTGAGCTAACCAAAATGTTACATTTGTTTGTGCCAAGTATCAAACAACTGTCCAATGAGAGAGAAGTTTCAAAGCAGCTGCCGACTATGAATTATTCGACCCGCGCTACCGCGGatcaaggagagggaggaggtatgAAATTACGCGCCAACAACACCCAATACGTCGCTGGTCCGAGGAGTGTGGTAACATCAAAATCACCCGAAATTAAAATCAGTTTACGGAGTGTAAAAGAAAACAAAAGCGACCCGTTCAACGTTGCAAAGCTGGTGCCTTCCAATATAGGCTGCAACTCAGTCAACCTGAAAAAGGCAGGCGACGAGTCCAGATGTCAAGCGCTCGCCGCAGCGTTGAAGGGTGAGTCCTCCGAAAAAGTACCACACTTCACGGTCAGAGACATACGAGACCACAGGGGCAAGCTGCAAACACCTATACACCAAGTTAGAGACGTGCGTAAATTGGTTAAAAGTTCTTATCACTTTGTGTCGTTGGATAATAACGCCATCGCCGGCGACCTTAACTCAGATCAAAAGCTTTTCAAACAGGGGTCCCATCGAAACCCTGCGTCGCTTTCCCCCATAGTAATAAAGTGTCAGTCTGTGAATACCAATGGGAATGGGAAGCAATCTGGAAATCTAATTGGGTATTCTAAATCTAGACTCAAGGAGGATTTATTTGAAGTTGACAGGTCATCACCCCAGCAAGAGGGCACCAAAAGCGACTTCCACCAACCGACATGGAGAGCGCCAttatacaatacaaaacaactgAAATGTGATTCTTCTGAAGGCCCCATCGGACTTGTAATTGAAACCAGAACAGCTTCTAGAAGACAGGATAAAACACCTGACATCGGTGACAAGACAAAACCTGAGTGTAAAATGTCCAACGTGGGTGCCTTCGAGAAATTACAGGCTGCAGTCAAAACCATGGAGCAGTTGTATGTTTTTGATAGAAATGAGTGGAAGAGGAAATCAGAGCCACACTCCATATTATCAGACAGTCATCTGCTCTCTCTCATATCCAGCGAGGAGCATGGGCCAGAGGAGGAAGGAGTGAATGTGGCCAATGCCATGACCGTGCCAACATTTAACATGGACAAGCTCATCCGGAGAGACTCATACCTTAACTCTGACAAATCCCTGCCTGCTACGACCGCCTTGCCCGTTTGTGAAAAGACACCACCCAAACGAGAAGAGAAAGAACCCCTGAAGACTTTTCACATTCCCATCAGCCAGGATGTGCCCAAATCCCTGGCTCAGCTAGGTGGAACACCAATGGGTACCAATAATGTGTTTAATGTCAGCTCCATGGCTTCAGGAAACCCCCccacaaataacaataacaaggcatcATCACAGCCACATGCTGCATCACAATCACCTTACTGCAAAGGCTTCAGCCCAGTGTCTCCTAAACTTCCGGTGTCAGTGAAAATCTCCCAGCAGCTCAGAAaggcagaggagagacagagggagagacagagggagacggccAACAGTATGAAGGCAGACATGCCCTTCCAGTTCAGCAGAGCTTCAGTCGAGCACGAAAACTATCTCACCATCCCCGTCAAGTCTCATGCCACCAGCGTCAAGCAAACCGCTGTGTCCGCTGGCGGTGGATGCGAGAAGACAGCAATTTACACCTTCCCCGCCACTGGCGCCAAGACCCAGATGGCCAGCCCACCCGGTTATTGCGGCGCCAGGAGGCAGGAAGAGACCCGACTTTCCCCACAGAAACGCTCCACCATCGTCATGGAGACGAGAGCCCAGGACACGCCAACTGCCACCATCTACCACATGCCCATGGCTCAGAGCATGGCGTCCACCCAACCACAGATGTACTGCTTTTCCCCAACCATGTCCCCACAAGCCATCCCCCAGATCGACCACTACCAGCGCACCCAGAGAAAGATGCTCTTTGACCCCAGTACAGGGAACTACTATCTGGTGGACACCCCCGTCCAGCAGGCCACCCGCCGCCTCTTCGACCCCGAGACGGGCCAGTATGTGGACGTGCCCATGTCCCAGCAGCCCATGTctcccatgtccatgtccatgcccCAAATGCCGCCCATGCCCATGCCCATCTCACCTTTAGCCCTGAGTCCCGGCTCCTATGGCCCCACCTACATGATCTACCCAGGCTTCATACCCGCCATGCCCAGCACGCCTACCCTGATCCCCACTAGAATGCAGTCGCAGCTCTCCATGCCGTTGGAGCAGGAAGATTCCGGAAACAAAGGCGGTTCCTCCCAGCCAGACTACATGGACATGGAGAGTCCTTACTACATGGCCACAGGGTCTGGGAAGTCTCCCTTGGCTGGAGGCTCCAGTATGGGCCACGTCCAGCAGCAGGGCAGGCCGGGGGTCCAGGGCTTCACCTCCCAGCAGGGACCACGCATCATCGCCCCGCCCTCTTTCGATGGGACCACCATGAGCTTTGTGGTGGAGCACAGGTAA